In Cloacibacillus sp., a genomic segment contains:
- a CDS encoding pentapeptide repeat-containing protein, with protein sequence MMLSEMIAAALAGDMPVEEALFENEEVAELDLSALRFDSVRFVKCRFIRCEFNAARFNSVSFENSDISNCRFRDSLWRKSSFRDLKAVGSVFTRALFKGVSIEGCNFRYANFSETLWDGCEVGASSLREAVLSDVKFRRAQFRGTDLTAAEFFKSPLKGIDLSDCIIDGISLSDTLYELRGAKVTAAQAVELAKLIGLTVV encoded by the coding sequence ATGATGCTGTCAGAGATGATTGCCGCCGCGCTCGCGGGGGACATGCCGGTAGAGGAGGCCCTCTTTGAGAACGAGGAGGTTGCGGAGCTTGATCTTTCGGCGCTCCGCTTTGACTCCGTGCGCTTTGTCAAGTGCCGCTTTATCCGCTGCGAATTTAACGCGGCGCGCTTCAACTCCGTCTCGTTTGAAAACTCGGATATTTCTAACTGCCGCTTCCGTGACAGTTTATGGCGTAAGTCTTCCTTTCGCGATTTAAAGGCCGTGGGGAGCGTTTTCACGCGCGCCCTCTTTAAGGGTGTCTCGATCGAGGGATGTAATTTTCGGTATGCGAACTTCAGCGAGACGCTCTGGGACGGCTGCGAGGTTGGCGCCTCCTCTTTGAGGGAGGCGGTTCTCTCCGACGTCAAGTTCCGGCGCGCGCAGTTCCGTGGGACAGACCTCACGGCGGCCGAGTTTTTCAAAAGCCCTCTCAAGGGGATAGACCTCTCGGACTGCATTATCGACGGCATCTCCCTCTCCGATACCCTCTACGAGCTGCGCGGCGCGAAGGTGACGGCGGCGCAGGCGGTGGAGCTCGCGAAGCTCATTGGCCTGACCGTAGTCTGA